A DNA window from Candidatus Limnocylindria bacterium contains the following coding sequences:
- a CDS encoding protein phosphatase 2C domain-containing protein yields MTTGVRTDTGRVRDGNEDRYLVHEERGITLLAVADGVGGSSGGEIAADAALLELGARFFAAPPDRATSDALAEAMREANAAVLKAAAASGHRDAATTIVAAALSADQAIIGNLGDSRAYLIRDGVCRQLTEDHSGDIEHAITRFAGDPRGIQPDLFVETLRDDDRLLLCSDGLTRHVTPEEIAKAAAGEDVRVAANALVDLANTRGGQDNITVVLYQPGRPATIASAAGRAAAFAVFALLILVTVGGAIAVLFAASSVPPNTSARPSAVATATPTTSLSPSPSPTESPTALPTPSSTP; encoded by the coding sequence GTGACGACCGGAGTGAGGACCGACACGGGACGCGTCCGGGATGGGAACGAGGACCGCTACCTCGTGCACGAGGAGCGCGGCATCACACTCCTCGCAGTTGCGGACGGCGTCGGCGGATCGAGCGGCGGAGAGATCGCCGCGGACGCTGCACTCCTCGAGCTCGGCGCCCGCTTCTTCGCGGCGCCGCCGGATCGCGCGACGAGCGACGCGCTCGCCGAGGCCATGCGCGAGGCGAACGCCGCGGTGCTCAAGGCAGCAGCCGCGTCGGGACACCGCGACGCCGCGACCACGATCGTGGCGGCGGCGCTGAGCGCCGACCAGGCGATCATCGGCAACCTCGGCGACAGCCGCGCATACCTGATCCGCGACGGCGTGTGCCGGCAGCTCACCGAGGACCACTCGGGCGACATAGAGCACGCGATCACGCGCTTCGCAGGCGATCCGCGAGGCATCCAGCCCGACCTCTTCGTCGAGACCCTTCGCGACGACGATCGTTTGCTGCTGTGCAGCGACGGTCTCACGCGCCACGTCACGCCCGAGGAGATCGCGAAGGCTGCGGCCGGCGAGGACGTGCGCGTCGCCGCGAACGCGCTGGTCGATCTCGCGAACACGCGCGGCGGGCAGGACAACATTACCGTGGTCCTGTACCAGCCGGGACGACCCGCCACGATCGCGAGCGCCGCCGGGCGCGCGGCCGCGTTCGCGGTGTTCGCGCTGCTCATCCTCGTCACGGTCGGCGGCGCGATCGCGGTCCTGTTCGCCGCGAGCTCCGTGCCTCCGAACACCTCCGCCCGCCCTAGCGCTGTCGCGACGGCGACCCCAACAACGTCGCTCTCGCCTTCACCGTCGCCGACCGAATCGCCAACTGCGTTGCCGACGCCAAGCTCGACGCCGTAG